A genomic stretch from Carassius auratus strain Wakin chromosome 35, ASM336829v1, whole genome shotgun sequence includes:
- the LOC113054800 gene encoding protein TsetseEP-like, whose amino-acid sequence MSAGPQHSSVELQRRREHASYQIFPEPSEQPEPELEPEPEPEPEPEPEPEPEPEPVKERLPSIVVEPSEESGGLQWPPLHTQTSINEEEEEDPFQDHCEPISAAQEEQTKADGAPRFKRASIPGVQIDCSRLTPPPSPTSSHSAPPRFLS is encoded by the exons ATGTCCGCAGGTCCACAGCACTCCAGCGTTGAGCTGCAGAGGAGACGAGAACATGCATCATATCAG ATCTTCCCGGAGCCTTCggagcagccggagccggagcTGGAGCCGGAGCCGGAGCCGGAGCCGGAGCCGGAGCCGGAGCCGGAGCCGGAGCCGGAGCCGGTGAAAGAGCGTCTGCCGTCCATCGTGGTGGAGCCGTCGGAGGAGAGCGGAGGTCTGCAGTGGCCTCCTCTTCACACACAGACCTCCAtcaatgaggaagaggaggaagaccCTTTCCAGGACCACTGTGAGCCCATCAGCGCCGCTCAGGAGGAGCAGACCAAAGCGGACGG AGCTCCTCGGTTCAAGCGTGCATCGATCCCTGGCGTTCAGATCGACTGCAGCAGACTGACTCCGCCCCCCTCACCGACGTCATCACACTCGGCCCCGCCCCGTTTTCTAAGCTGA